The proteins below are encoded in one region of Micromonospora yangpuensis:
- the cysC gene encoding adenylyl-sulfate kinase — MSNGWVLPDEVLRDAPAYTPRPGELADLELLLTGAYAPLTGFMTRADLVSLSRRGRLADGTSWPVPVTLQIPAALAAGLDGVDPAHRALVLTDAEGAPVAALDVTDVWTVRDQVAGVGGTVRRLGDGGSGPFQRLRRNPEEVRGLLPPGRVLGVVADRPLHRPQLAQIAHAARTLGAHLLVLIPVNEQLTGGLPPEALVRSIFAARDRMPPATLIAVPLARRRDEISDALLRARVAAAYGVTHLLSTGESLSGAGLRVLVPRELAYDNRDGQWRWRDDIPPRNRRLALSQQEIDDLLDRGFPLPEWHTPPAVAKELVRARPPRRHRGLVVFFTGFSGSGKSTIARGLADALREQGDRTVTLLDGDVVRRELSAGLTFSKADRDLNVRRIGWVAAEIARHRGVAICCPIAPYEQARATAREMALTAGAGFLLIHVATPLEVCEQRDRKGLYARARAGLLTGMTGIDDPYEPPTDAELVLDTSNGTVEDAVQAVMHLLTETGWVEPRLQPA, encoded by the coding sequence ATGAGCAACGGGTGGGTGCTGCCCGACGAGGTGCTTCGGGACGCGCCGGCGTACACGCCGCGTCCGGGGGAGCTGGCGGACCTGGAGTTGTTGCTCACCGGGGCCTACGCACCGCTGACCGGCTTCATGACCCGGGCCGACCTGGTCTCGTTGAGCCGCCGGGGCCGGCTCGCCGACGGCACGTCGTGGCCGGTGCCGGTGACGTTGCAGATCCCGGCGGCGCTCGCCGCGGGGCTGGACGGCGTCGACCCGGCGCACCGCGCACTGGTGCTCACCGACGCCGAGGGCGCGCCGGTCGCGGCGCTGGACGTCACCGACGTCTGGACGGTACGCGACCAGGTGGCCGGCGTCGGCGGCACCGTGCGTCGGCTCGGCGACGGCGGCAGCGGCCCGTTCCAGCGGCTGCGCCGCAACCCCGAGGAGGTACGCGGACTGCTGCCCCCGGGCCGGGTGCTGGGGGTGGTCGCCGACCGGCCGCTGCACCGGCCCCAGTTGGCCCAGATCGCCCACGCCGCGCGGACCCTCGGCGCGCACCTGCTGGTGCTGATCCCGGTCAACGAGCAGCTCACCGGCGGTCTGCCCCCGGAGGCGCTGGTGCGCAGCATCTTCGCCGCCCGGGACCGGATGCCCCCGGCGACGCTGATCGCGGTGCCGCTGGCCCGCCGCCGCGACGAGATCAGCGACGCCCTGCTGCGGGCCCGGGTGGCCGCCGCGTACGGCGTCACCCACCTGCTCTCCACCGGCGAGTCGCTCTCCGGCGCCGGACTGCGGGTGCTGGTGCCCCGGGAGCTGGCCTACGACAACCGGGACGGCCAGTGGCGGTGGCGCGACGACATCCCGCCCCGCAACCGTCGACTGGCGTTGAGCCAGCAGGAGATCGACGACCTGCTGGACCGGGGTTTCCCGCTACCGGAATGGCACACCCCGCCGGCGGTGGCCAAGGAGCTGGTCCGGGCCCGCCCGCCGCGCCGGCACCGGGGGCTGGTGGTCTTCTTCACCGGCTTCTCCGGCTCCGGCAAGTCCACGATCGCCCGGGGCCTGGCCGATGCGCTGCGCGAGCAGGGCGACCGGACGGTGACCCTGCTGGACGGGGACGTGGTGCGCCGGGAACTGTCCGCCGGGCTGACCTTCAGCAAGGCCGACCGGGATCTCAACGTACGCCGGATCGGCTGGGTGGCCGCGGAGATCGCCCGGCACCGGGGGGTGGCGATCTGCTGCCCGATCGCCCCTTACGAGCAGGCTCGCGCCACCGCCCGGGAGATGGCCCTGACCGCCGGCGCGGGTTTCCTGTTGATCCACGTCGCCACCCCGCTGGAGGTCTGCGAGCAACGCGACCGCAAGGGTCTGTACGCCCGGGCCCGGGCCGGTCTGCTCACCGGGATGACCGGCATCGACGACCCGTACGAGCCGCCGACCGACGCCGAACTGGTCCTCGACACCTCCAACGGGACGGTGGAGGACGCGGTGCAGGCGGTCATGCACCTGCTGACCGAGACCGGTTGGGTGGAGCCCCGCCTGCAACCGGCCTGA
- the galT gene encoding galactose-1-phosphate uridylyltransferase → MRRTSIELADGRELIYFDERDDAVRDQPDRRELPAVPPAAQLRHDPLTDEWVAIAAHRQSRTFLPPADQCPLCPSTPERLSEIPAPAYDVAVFENRFPAFGQRVADEPAEITAFTPVRPGRGRCEVVCFTDDHQMSFAELSPGRVRTVLDALADRTTVLGALPGVEQVFCFENRGVEIGVTLHHPHGQIYGYPFLPPRTRSLLAAARRHAERTGGGNLYADVLAAERAAGDRVVAANDHWTAYVPAAARWPFEVHVAPHRAVPDLPALSDAERDAFGPLYLELLGRLDRLFDRPMPYISAWHQAPVHEGRELAHLHLQLFSNRRAADKLKYLAGSESAMGVFLNDITPEQAATLLRG, encoded by the coding sequence GTGAGGCGTACGAGCATCGAACTGGCCGATGGCCGGGAGCTGATCTACTTCGACGAGCGGGACGACGCGGTCCGGGACCAGCCGGACCGGCGGGAGCTGCCCGCTGTCCCGCCCGCCGCCCAACTCCGCCACGACCCGCTGACCGACGAGTGGGTGGCCATCGCCGCACACCGACAGAGCCGCACCTTCCTACCCCCGGCCGACCAGTGTCCGCTCTGCCCCTCCACGCCCGAGCGGCTCAGCGAGATCCCGGCACCGGCGTACGACGTGGCGGTCTTCGAGAACCGCTTCCCGGCCTTCGGTCAGCGGGTGGCCGACGAGCCCGCCGAGATCACCGCGTTCACCCCGGTCCGGCCGGGTCGGGGGCGGTGCGAGGTGGTCTGCTTCACCGACGACCACCAGATGTCCTTCGCCGAGTTGTCACCGGGACGGGTCCGGACCGTCCTGGACGCCCTCGCCGACCGGACCACCGTCCTGGGTGCGCTGCCCGGGGTGGAGCAGGTGTTCTGCTTCGAGAACCGGGGGGTGGAGATCGGCGTCACCCTGCACCACCCGCACGGGCAGATCTACGGCTACCCGTTCCTGCCGCCGCGTACCCGGTCCCTGCTGGCCGCCGCGCGTCGGCACGCCGAGCGCACCGGTGGCGGCAACCTCTACGCCGACGTGCTCGCCGCGGAACGCGCCGCCGGCGACCGGGTGGTCGCCGCCAACGACCACTGGACCGCGTACGTCCCGGCGGCGGCCCGGTGGCCGTTCGAGGTGCACGTCGCGCCGCACCGGGCGGTACCGGACCTACCGGCGCTGAGCGACGCCGAGCGGGACGCCTTCGGGCCGCTCTACCTGGAGCTGCTGGGCCGCCTCGACCGGCTCTTCGACCGGCCCATGCCGTACATCTCGGCCTGGCACCAGGCTCCCGTACACGAGGGGCGGGAGCTGGCGCACCTGCACCTGCAGCTGTTCAGCAACCGGCGGGCGGCGGACAAACTCAAGTACCTGGCCGGCTCCGAGTCGGCGATGGGCGTCTTCCTCAACGACATCACCCCCGAACAAGCCGCCACCCTCCTCCGCGGGTAA